A portion of the Pseudomonadota bacterium genome contains these proteins:
- a CDS encoding filamentous hemagglutinin family protein, translating into MTGTLRRFERVVSITIIVSHFLTATIGYAAPTIPGYYGDPANILTPPVPTSLPGDYTILQGVSSINTDAATAAMTVHQDREKAVIHWQTFDIGSQASVHFDQQGNKSWQALNRINDLNPSQIYGKLTADGGIFLINRNGILFGPGSQTNIHTLVASSLNLDTDDFLNAAAIPGGDTPYLLTKETPTDPDAHVANHGSIITTPTGRVFLIGSHVENGGTINTPDGQVALAAGDTVKIYAYNYETTAITEMDAQNGYYVEHTGDLGTVTNFESGTIQSDRGLAGLYGGIVNQEGVVRSVTAIDRNGQIQLVASDTLTTGANSLTATPIDDSGERKIKEKFTAGLITLSGRTIEHNGSMENPGGTVKITAEESIDLNDNSLIDVSGSWVELQFNDRVKEVTLNSNEMKDQPLLKESDLKGKKIQTDILLTGLNIADLSDYLASNEKSAAEQTINGGAIQLTTRNQNGMIEVADQANLDFSGGGTFYGDGVVDTTRVQIGDKTYDINNLPGNVPIDKVLGKYVKEHKRFNLSEEWTGLYYGGSTPLKEYLPRFRLGADAGSLLIKTGRVDLDGILDGSSFNSELQTEEENVTDGNGNILAGKKMSTGGRLELGQSDLGMPREIHDNLTYRIVVDQDGETARSIDRDASKTSYLSARKINEAGLHSIGLYANSEIIIDGLTDLRLTQGGTFTADANRIEHYGSITTPGGAINLLARENISTLPTLLTSGLENPDHIGVPGKERIVIARGSTLDVSGRRIDNSDEQDNGKPAESGIIDGGSITISNTTDEHLLLAEWDQSQNKVVLVPRELDASVIIEKGSEINVSGGYRIDAEAVVSGGDGGSLVIEGRTVAANGNLKGHSLAGNRGGTVKIHAETVDIVQSAPSGAENIQGNTDFKDFADGAFAEKFILAQDRFDTSGFSGISLKSTKNLTVAPGVTLRPSTTKISDPWATATAGTSPEYFDLDVDQAEPSTLDLQASMNRSAQPGTPTGKMIIGKDSELAVSPSGSIKLSGFRTEVDGVLKALGGQVSVGSTYNGTVLGDNAKILAHGINLPEEQGIFSGRPQNHIPVAGGAVTISATGMNGTLTMAEGAVIDVSGSEPVPNTYSNTTGETYTLDVAGRSGNLTLIYDQSMALDGTIRAGSRLTTLGGGKLRVESRNEIDPLKISDAQVRNYTVAGFDDLTFSGRSGISFTDPIAISTKEKLTLDAPAISAATGTSTLLQSPWIVLSNSNTSTSTGNLTQAPEPGTSILTIDGEFVDLAGNIRLNGFTDVAISSENDIRLSDRQYLGMWSGKLATAGNLTLTARNIHPTTDSVFTISAGRTLRTLKSGNTSERPVYSAGGKLTLEGHDIEHRGAVSAPLGEIRLEADRNSGRVLLGEGSTLSTKAESALLYGELNNESWSHRESKSDSSGFPVASPPSGVVDIAADEVIQTPGALIDVSGGGSIMAYQFLPGQDGTNNPLSAENRYIILPDNSVVLPGNAVYIEGNDQIPAGTYSLLPAEYAFLPGAIVLEATGKTLAPGERGASALGDAIVAGYFTSMAAGTHPVELQGFTIRNAGEVLREGRFDVATMISGDGGSVTIGARTTVLGGAITGRPLEFFKGGDLTLAGENITFGDIPNIDLSGFQLGDELDPQLRNRLSVGRNLVAGNTIRNLTLGDDNTRTITLTEGSTLQGAANVTLKSSVAITLEAGSEILADETDQDRDTGNVTLESDTLTGSADTMIRASKTINYSILHDAGFTGNLEAKGINFTSDLVYVVSPDFTGPLTSNMYLTSERIARLGIMDNVGITSRNGIIFLGDASFHSIGNLTLDSSRIASQSDIINTSQQPHTLTIEAANLKIQNSSQVKGQTANNDLSAANFTADTITFGEGEVVVDGFADVSFSSAQEMVFEGTGAIGADLPTSGSLKFAAAIYTTGLKLNDDGSVSQNNYSIDAGSGEAVFSGNANTGSTGNIAGKLAVEADRIHVAQAAHFALPGGILDLHATGTDVDDDLLIDGDSILSARGGVMRHPIIVNHKEIPLDFPVNGGVIALTSDNGTVHLAQGSTLDVSATDDRDAGTLSLHATRGDTSLDGEIKGGSDSGKGGSFNLDTREINASYPLYHKISTGGFTGDLSLRARNGDVVLWSGTDFRAENFRLVADAGKIDILGTINASRPEQGGDIELHATAGLNLFATGRLLAQGNGPGSVGGKISLATANGTIHTMTGSEINVTGTGNGGAVTFRAPRTATHQVNVALNGSIAGADKMTTRAFKVFTDANGSITAADVSLWKNDATAFMNSVLWSYPNIDLRPEIEVRTNGDMTFAGGLDALHTFRPGGTPGTLTFRSAGNMKVENNVIDSPTPYNTNGDFRDVVSDGVVDSWGLNFIAGADLSGGDHLATVSGTGDLTIGTSSTGRLIFSESAPIFFASGRDTTIYKGPKHNREYMPGIPYFNIGSFDGALNGRVDGTLNLTGGIIQTATSDISIAIGKDLNMSQQGAIRTVGRAPTLAESHQLIRGTSTFLEPYNYPPYTDLYVHAPRLEQYWLYTDGGNVALDIGGRVAGQVSNRTDVGWDKIHELNVFDTSGPTWVPETIMGWGANYDGLNSTYGIATLSGGGIDISADNGFFGQAAAFDTGDFNITSYGDIDGHFMDLDGTMTLSSHSNIGNRYETVLDAGKTDISVNSTGNLELGTIRNPTLTKPVAGEQWNMTYDEYSGATLQSAAGNILFSQKDSLKNLTYTDVSNRSWLLPADLEIRAGNDISILGLYSLAPSGDGNLIMQAGGDISGSYTDLGGNFKNAMITITEASPADVYGEHGNTVSLSALKLLKAAATLHLNDPAPVALNAGGNIAHLSLISPKKTEIIADGDIREISYTGQNINQTDTSLIMAGGDIDLRRTEGYPVSQKLGIKQGGPGFLFVKAGGRIDLGTSEGIQSYGAQENFNLKSVINEYGRAKGSDVAVVSGYDLRLSKDELIRFFALLKEKGRTFSELMASGNQSEAARIKTEIRQEVIDVLLAGNRTGSGDINMTSSQIKTSSGKDDIYLISGGDLNVGRTAFFTDSSERSKTGIYTAGGGSINMLTEGDVNVNESRVMTFMGGDIFALSDRGNINAGVGSSSAVTNEKATKIFDPDTGTLVEIFNPPAVGSGIRALTFDPDGAGSIPSPEEGDIILVAWDGVIDAGEAGIAGRNVLLAATQILNAKNISFSQGSVGVPVATEAGPGIGVMTASTTASEADKGANDNDILGYSDGEFAKSMEALTEDLKLKLFLVKFVGFEDSIANPNEEMNEKI; encoded by the coding sequence ATGACCGGCACACTAAGAAGATTCGAGAGAGTCGTTTCCATCACCATTATTGTTTCACATTTCCTTACCGCAACAATCGGCTACGCAGCGCCCACCATTCCCGGATACTATGGTGATCCTGCAAACATTCTGACTCCGCCCGTCCCGACCTCCCTGCCGGGAGATTATACTATTCTGCAGGGGGTCTCTTCGATCAATACCGATGCCGCAACAGCCGCGATGACCGTCCACCAGGATCGGGAAAAGGCGGTGATCCACTGGCAGACATTCGATATCGGCTCGCAGGCCTCAGTACATTTTGACCAGCAGGGCAACAAGAGCTGGCAGGCGTTGAACAGGATCAATGATCTCAACCCCAGCCAGATCTATGGAAAACTCACCGCCGACGGCGGGATTTTCCTGATCAACAGGAACGGGATCCTCTTCGGCCCCGGATCACAAACCAATATCCACACACTGGTTGCCTCATCCCTGAACCTTGACACCGATGATTTCCTGAATGCTGCAGCGATACCGGGCGGCGACACCCCATATCTGTTGACCAAAGAAACCCCTACTGACCCCGACGCCCATGTCGCAAACCATGGAAGCATTATCACCACCCCGACCGGCAGAGTGTTCCTGATCGGCTCCCATGTGGAAAACGGCGGGACCATAAATACGCCGGACGGGCAGGTCGCCCTCGCCGCCGGCGATACAGTCAAAATATACGCCTACAACTATGAAACGACCGCCATCACGGAAATGGATGCCCAGAACGGGTATTACGTTGAGCACACCGGCGATCTCGGCACGGTAACCAATTTCGAGAGCGGCACAATCCAGTCCGACCGCGGCCTGGCGGGGCTTTACGGGGGGATCGTCAACCAGGAGGGAGTGGTCCGCTCCGTAACCGCCATTGATCGGAATGGGCAGATCCAGCTTGTCGCTTCCGACACCCTGACCACCGGGGCGAACAGTCTCACCGCAACCCCCATCGATGATTCTGGTGAGAGAAAGATCAAGGAGAAGTTTACCGCCGGCCTGATCACCCTCTCCGGCAGAACCATCGAACACAACGGCAGTATGGAAAACCCCGGGGGCACCGTCAAAATCACTGCCGAAGAAAGCATCGACCTCAACGACAACAGCTTGATTGATGTCAGCGGCAGCTGGGTGGAGCTGCAATTCAACGACCGGGTCAAGGAAGTCACCCTGAACAGCAACGAAATGAAAGACCAGCCACTCCTGAAGGAAAGTGACCTGAAGGGGAAAAAAATCCAAACCGATATCCTCTTGACCGGACTGAATATCGCCGATCTCTCCGATTACCTCGCATCAAATGAGAAGAGCGCCGCGGAACAGACAATCAACGGCGGTGCAATCCAACTGACTACCCGCAACCAGAACGGCATGATTGAGGTTGCCGATCAGGCAAATCTTGATTTTTCCGGCGGCGGGACATTTTACGGTGACGGGGTGGTCGATACGACCCGGGTCCAGATCGGAGACAAGACATACGACATCAACAACCTGCCCGGGAACGTTCCCATCGACAAGGTCCTCGGCAAATACGTCAAGGAACACAAACGCTTCAACCTTTCCGAGGAGTGGACCGGACTCTATTACGGAGGCTCAACCCCGCTGAAAGAGTATCTGCCGCGTTTCAGACTCGGCGCCGACGCAGGATCACTCCTGATCAAGACCGGCAGGGTTGATCTTGACGGCATTCTCGACGGCTCCTCATTCAACAGTGAGTTGCAGACCGAAGAGGAAAACGTGACCGATGGCAACGGCAATATCCTTGCCGGCAAGAAGATGTCCACCGGGGGCCGCCTGGAGTTGGGGCAGAGCGACCTCGGCATGCCCCGCGAAATTCACGACAACCTGACCTACCGGATCGTGGTTGATCAGGATGGTGAAACCGCTCGAAGCATTGATCGGGACGCCTCAAAAACCTCATACCTGTCGGCACGGAAAATTAACGAAGCCGGCCTGCACAGCATCGGTCTCTATGCAAACTCGGAGATCATCATCGACGGCCTGACCGACCTGCGCCTCACTCAGGGCGGGACTTTCACGGCAGACGCCAACAGGATTGAACACTATGGTTCAATCACCACCCCGGGGGGCGCGATAAACCTGCTGGCCCGTGAGAATATATCGACCCTTCCCACCCTGCTTACATCCGGCCTGGAAAATCCCGACCATATCGGAGTCCCGGGCAAAGAGCGGATTGTAATCGCCAGGGGCAGCACCCTCGATGTCTCCGGAAGACGGATTGATAATTCAGACGAACAGGACAACGGCAAACCCGCCGAGTCCGGCATTATCGATGGCGGCTCCATCACCATATCCAATACCACCGATGAACATCTGTTGCTGGCTGAGTGGGACCAGAGTCAGAACAAAGTAGTCTTGGTTCCCCGTGAACTGGATGCTTCAGTCATCATCGAGAAAGGCTCGGAGATCAATGTCAGCGGCGGGTACAGGATTGATGCCGAAGCTGTGGTGAGCGGCGGCGACGGCGGTTCTCTGGTTATCGAGGGAAGGACCGTGGCGGCAAACGGCAACCTCAAAGGACACTCTCTTGCCGGCAACAGGGGCGGAACCGTTAAAATCCACGCCGAAACAGTGGACATTGTTCAGTCTGCTCCTTCCGGGGCCGAAAACATTCAAGGCAATACCGATTTTAAAGATTTCGCAGACGGCGCTTTCGCCGAGAAATTCATCCTTGCCCAGGACCGGTTCGACACCTCCGGTTTTTCCGGAATCTCCCTCAAGAGCACGAAAAATCTGACCGTCGCCCCGGGAGTCACCCTGCGGCCTTCAACAACCAAGATAAGCGATCCGTGGGCTACCGCTACGGCCGGAACTTCTCCGGAGTATTTTGACCTGGATGTTGACCAGGCCGAACCTTCAACCCTGGACCTCCAGGCCTCCATGAACCGCTCCGCCCAGCCAGGCACTCCCACCGGCAAGATGATCATCGGCAAAGATTCCGAGCTGGCGGTGTCCCCATCCGGTTCCATTAAGCTCAGTGGCTTTCGCACCGAGGTCGATGGTGTCCTGAAGGCCCTCGGCGGCCAGGTCTCGGTCGGTTCAACTTATAATGGAACGGTTCTCGGGGACAATGCGAAGATTCTCGCCCATGGAATCAATCTGCCTGAAGAACAGGGAATTTTTTCAGGCAGGCCCCAAAACCATATTCCCGTTGCCGGAGGAGCAGTCACCATTTCCGCAACGGGTATGAACGGCACGCTCACCATGGCCGAGGGTGCGGTGATCGATGTTTCCGGATCCGAACCGGTACCGAACACCTACTCCAATACGACCGGAGAAACCTATACTCTGGATGTTGCAGGCAGATCAGGCAACCTGACCCTGATTTACGACCAAAGCATGGCCCTTGACGGAACGATTCGTGCGGGGAGCAGACTCACAACTCTCGGGGGAGGCAAACTCAGGGTCGAAAGCCGGAACGAAATCGACCCGCTCAAGATCTCCGACGCTCAGGTAAGAAATTATACCGTTGCCGGTTTTGACGATCTCACCTTCAGCGGCCGGAGCGGGATCAGTTTCACCGACCCGATTGCCATCAGTACGAAAGAGAAACTGACCCTTGACGCCCCGGCCATCTCTGCCGCCACGGGAACCTCGACCTTGCTTCAGTCGCCCTGGATCGTTCTCAGCAACTCAAATACCAGTACCAGTACCGGCAATCTGACTCAAGCTCCCGAACCGGGGACTTCCATCCTGACCATTGACGGGGAGTTTGTCGACCTGGCAGGCAATATCCGTCTGAACGGTTTCACCGATGTGGCGATCTCCTCGGAAAACGACATCCGCCTGAGCGACCGCCAATATTTAGGCATGTGGTCCGGGAAGCTCGCCACCGCGGGCAATCTTACCCTGACCGCACGGAACATCCACCCGACAACCGATTCTGTTTTTACCATATCCGCCGGCCGCACCTTGCGTACCTTGAAATCGGGAAACACTTCCGAAAGACCGGTTTATTCAGCCGGCGGCAAACTGACCTTGGAGGGTCATGATATCGAACATCGCGGCGCCGTATCGGCGCCCCTGGGCGAAATCCGTCTCGAAGCCGACCGCAATTCCGGCCGGGTTCTGCTCGGTGAAGGAAGCACGTTGTCAACCAAAGCGGAAAGCGCCCTCCTCTATGGGGAACTCAACAACGAGAGCTGGTCCCACCGGGAGTCGAAAAGCGACTCAAGTGGTTTCCCCGTTGCAAGCCCTCCCAGCGGCGTCGTTGACATTGCCGCCGACGAGGTGATCCAGACCCCCGGGGCACTCATTGATGTCTCCGGCGGCGGCTCGATTATGGCCTACCAGTTCCTTCCCGGCCAGGACGGCACAAATAACCCGCTCAGCGCCGAAAACCGCTACATTATTCTTCCTGACAACTCGGTGGTTCTCCCCGGAAACGCCGTATATATCGAAGGAAACGACCAGATCCCCGCCGGGACTTACTCCCTTCTTCCAGCAGAATACGCCTTCCTCCCTGGGGCAATAGTCCTTGAAGCGACCGGGAAGACTTTGGCCCCGGGAGAACGGGGCGCCTCCGCCCTTGGCGACGCCATCGTTGCCGGATATTTCACCTCCATGGCAGCCGGCACCCACCCTGTGGAATTGCAGGGTTTCACCATCCGTAACGCCGGAGAAGTCCTCAGGGAAGGGCGTTTTGATGTCGCGACGATGATTTCCGGTGACGGCGGCAGTGTCACGATCGGCGCCCGGACAACCGTCCTCGGCGGCGCCATTACCGGCCGCCCCCTTGAATTTTTCAAAGGCGGCGACCTGACTCTGGCCGGGGAAAACATCACCTTTGGCGATATTCCAAATATCGATCTCAGCGGTTTTCAACTGGGGGATGAACTTGATCCTCAACTCCGAAACAGGTTAAGTGTCGGTCGGAATCTTGTCGCCGGAAACACCATCCGCAACCTGACCCTTGGTGATGACAATACCCGGACCATCACCCTGACTGAAGGAAGCACGCTCCAGGGCGCCGCCAATGTCACTCTGAAATCATCCGTCGCCATCACTCTTGAGGCCGGCTCCGAGATCCTGGCCGATGAAACCGACCAGGACCGGGACACCGGAAATGTGACCCTTGAATCCGACACCCTTACCGGTTCAGCCGACACGATGATCAGAGCGTCAAAGACCATCAACTACTCCATTCTGCACGATGCCGGCTTTACCGGAAATCTTGAGGCGAAAGGGATCAATTTCACCTCTGATCTGGTCTATGTCGTCTCTCCCGATTTCACGGGGCCGCTGACCTCGAATATGTATCTGACCAGCGAACGCATAGCCCGTCTTGGGATCATGGACAACGTCGGGATTACCAGCCGTAACGGGATCATTTTTCTCGGTGATGCGTCCTTTCACTCCATCGGCAACCTGACTCTGGATTCTTCACGCATCGCCTCCCAGTCGGACATCATCAACACCTCGCAGCAGCCGCACACCCTCACCATAGAGGCCGCGAATCTGAAAATACAGAATTCCTCCCAGGTGAAAGGACAGACCGCCAACAATGACCTCAGCGCCGCAAACTTCACCGCCGATACCATCACCTTCGGAGAGGGTGAGGTGGTGGTCGACGGTTTTGCAGATGTCTCCTTCAGCAGCGCCCAGGAGATGGTTTTTGAGGGCACCGGTGCCATTGGCGCAGACCTGCCGACCTCCGGCTCCCTGAAATTTGCGGCGGCCATCTACACGACCGGTCTGAAACTGAACGATGACGGCTCGGTTTCCCAAAATAACTACTCCATCGATGCCGGTTCCGGAGAAGCGGTCTTCAGCGGCAACGCCAACACCGGCAGCACCGGCAATATCGCCGGAAAACTCGCGGTGGAAGCCGACCGCATTCATGTCGCCCAGGCCGCTCATTTTGCTCTGCCCGGCGGGATTCTTGACCTGCACGCCACCGGCACGGATGTTGATGATGATCTCCTGATCGACGGAGACTCAATCCTTTCCGCCCGGGGTGGGGTCATGCGTCATCCGATCATCGTCAACCATAAGGAAATTCCGCTCGATTTTCCGGTGAACGGCGGGGTAATCGCCCTGACATCTGATAACGGGACGGTGCATCTTGCCCAGGGCTCGACTCTGGATGTTTCCGCCACAGACGACCGGGATGCCGGGACCCTCTCTTTGCACGCAACCCGGGGCGACACCTCCCTTGACGGCGAGATTAAAGGAGGCAGCGACTCCGGCAAAGGAGGGTCTTTCAATCTCGATACCAGGGAAATCAATGCCTCGTACCCACTCTACCACAAGATCTCCACCGGCGGTTTCACTGGCGATCTTTCCCTGCGGGCCCGCAACGGGGATGTCGTCTTGTGGTCCGGCACAGATTTCCGGGCGGAAAATTTCCGGCTGGTTGCCGATGCAGGAAAGATTGATATTCTGGGAACGATAAACGCTTCCCGCCCGGAACAGGGCGGCGACATCGAACTTCACGCCACCGCCGGTCTTAATCTCTTTGCCACCGGCCGCTTGCTTGCGCAGGGGAATGGTCCCGGTTCGGTCGGCGGCAAGATCTCTCTTGCCACCGCAAACGGCACGATCCACACCATGACCGGATCCGAGATCAATGTAACCGGGACAGGAAATGGCGGAGCCGTGACCTTCCGGGCGCCCCGAACCGCCACCCACCAGGTCAATGTCGCCCTGAACGGCTCCATTGCCGGCGCCGACAAAATGACAACCCGGGCATTCAAGGTCTTTACCGATGCGAATGGTTCGATCACTGCCGCTGATGTCAGTCTCTGGAAGAACGATGCGACAGCTTTCATGAACTCGGTCCTGTGGTCTTATCCGAACATTGATCTCCGTCCGGAGATTGAAGTCCGAACCAACGGGGACATGACCTTCGCCGGCGGCCTCGACGCTCTCCATACTTTCAGGCCCGGCGGCACACCCGGCACCCTGACCTTCAGGTCGGCCGGGAATATGAAAGTCGAGAACAACGTCATTGATTCTCCAACTCCGTATAATACAAACGGCGATTTCCGTGACGTGGTCAGTGATGGAGTGGTCGACTCCTGGGGATTGAACTTTATCGCCGGGGCCGACCTGTCCGGCGGCGATCATCTGGCCACGGTCAGCGGGACCGGCGACCTGACCATCGGCACCAGCTCGACCGGCAGACTGATCTTTTCCGAAAGCGCTCCGATCTTTTTCGCCTCCGGCCGGGACACCACAATCTACAAGGGCCCGAAACACAACCGGGAGTACATGCCGGGGATTCCCTATTTCAACATCGGCTCCTTCGACGGCGCTCTCAACGGCAGGGTCGACGGCACCCTGAACCTCACCGGCGGGATCATCCAGACCGCCACCTCTGATATTTCCATCGCCATCGGCAAGGACCTGAACATGAGTCAGCAGGGGGCCATCCGGACTGTGGGCAGGGCGCCGACCCTTGCGGAATCCCATCAGTTGATCCGAGGCACCTCGACCTTTCTCGAACCATATAACTACCCTCCCTACACGGATCTCTATGTCCACGCTCCGAGACTTGAGCAGTACTGGCTTTACACGGATGGCGGGAATGTCGCTCTCGACATCGGCGGACGGGTCGCTGGTCAGGTCTCAAATCGCACCGACGTGGGCTGGGACAAGATCCACGAACTCAATGTATTCGATACCAGCGGTCCGACTTGGGTTCCCGAAACCATCATGGGTTGGGGGGCGAACTATGACGGCCTGAACTCAACCTATGGTATAGCCACCCTCTCCGGCGGCGGGATCGACATCTCCGCTGACAACGGCTTCTTCGGCCAGGCCGCCGCCTTCGATACCGGCGACTTCAATATCACCTCTTACGGCGATATCGACGGTCACTTCATGGACCTGGACGGGACAATGACACTGTCCTCCCACAGCAACATCGGAAACAGATACGAAACCGTGCTCGATGCGGGAAAAACTGATATTTCGGTGAACTCAACCGGCAACCTGGAACTTGGCACGATAAGGAACCCGACCCTGACCAAACCTGTCGCGGGTGAACAGTGGAACATGACCTATGATGAGTATTCGGGAGCGACCCTGCAGTCGGCGGCAGGCAACATTCTCTTCAGCCAGAAGGATTCGCTGAAGAACCTTACCTACACCGATGTCAGCAACCGCTCCTGGCTTCTTCCGGCGGACCTGGAAATCCGAGCCGGAAACGACATCTCGATACTTGGCCTGTATTCCCTGGCGCCATCAGGAGATGGAAATCTCATCATGCAGGCCGGCGGGGATATAAGCGGCTCATATACCGACCTCGGTGGAAATTTTAAAAATGCCATGATCACCATCACGGAAGCCTCCCCGGCTGACGTCTACGGGGAGCATGGCAACACGGTAAGTTTATCGGCGCTGAAATTACTGAAAGCCGCCGCCACCCTTCATCTCAATGATCCCGCTCCCGTTGCGCTTAATGCCGGGGGAAATATTGCCCATCTCTCCCTGATCTCTCCGAAAAAAACAGAGATCATCGCCGACGGCGATATCCGGGAGATCAGCTACACCGGGCAGAACATCAACCAGACGGACACTTCCCTGATCATGGCCGGCGGCGATATCGATCTCCGTCGTACCGAAGGGTATCCGGTTTCCCAGAAACTCGGCATCAAGCAGGGAGGCCCGGGCTTCCTCTTTGTCAAGGCCGGCGGCAGGATCGATCTCGGGACATCCGAAGGCATCCAGTCCTATGGGGCACAGGAAAACTTCAACCTGAAATCCGTGATCAACGAATATGGCCGGGCCAAGGGAAGCGATGTAGCGGTTGTATCCGGTTATGATCTGCGCCTCTCCAAAGATGAACTCATCCGGTTCTTTGCTCTCCTTAAAGAAAAAGGCAGGACCTTCAGTGAACTGATGGCTTCGGGAAATCAAAGCGAAGCGGCAAGGATCAAAACCGAGATACGTCAGGAGGTAATCGACGTCCTTCTCGCAGGGAATCGCACCGGTTCCGGGGACATCAACATGACCAGTTCCCAGATCAAGACCAGTTCCGGAAAGGACGATATTTACCTCATCAGCGGCGGCGACCTGAACGTTGGCCGGACTGCCTTTTTCACAGACAGTTCGGAACGGTCCAAGACCGGTATTTACACTGCCGGCGGCGGCAGCATCAATATGCTGACGGAAGGGGACGTCAACGTCAACGAATCACGGGTCATGACCTTCATGGGGGGAGATATCTTCGCGCTGTCCGACAGGGGGAATATCAACGCCGGGGTCGGTTCTTCCTCGGCGGTCACCAACGAGAAAGCGACCAAGATCTTCGACCCCGACACCGGAACCCTGGTCGAGATCTTCAATCCGCCCGCAGTGGGCAGCGGCATCCGCGCCCTGACCTTTGACCCGGACGGAGCGGGCTCGATTCCATCCCCTGAAGAGGGCGACATCATCCTGGTGGCCTGGGACGGGGTGATCGATGCCGGCGAGGCGGGAATTGCCGGGCGGAATGTTCTCCTCGCCGCAACCCAGATTTTAAACGCAAAAAACATCAGCTTCTCACAGGGTTCCGTAGGGGTCCCGGTGGCAACCGAGGCAGGACCGGGCATCGGGGTCATGACCGCAAGCACGACGGCTTCTGAAGCCGATAAGGGTGCAAATGACAACGATATTCTGGGCTACTCCGATGGCGAGTTTGCCAAATCCATGGAGGCCCTGACCGAGGACCTGAAACTGAAACTCTTTCTCGTAAAATTTGTCGGCTTCGAAGATTCAATAGCTAATCCTAATGAGGAAATGAATGAAAAGATTTAA